Proteins co-encoded in one Strix uralensis isolate ZFMK-TIS-50842 chromosome 2, bStrUra1, whole genome shotgun sequence genomic window:
- the SHISA2 gene encoding protein shisa-2 homolog: MRGGRCWLLLAALGWLLPAGAAASGEYCHGWLDGQGGWRDGFQCPERFDGGDATICCGSCALRYCCSSAEARLDQGACDNDRRQGGGEPGRPGKDGPDGAAVPIYVPFLIVGSVFVAFIILGSLVAACCCRCLRPKQEPQQSRAPGGTRLMETIPMIPSASTSRGSSSRQSSTAASSSSSANSGARAPPTRSQTNCCLPEGTMNNVYVNMPTNFSVLNCQQATQIVPHQGQYLHPQYVGYAVQHDSMPLTPVPPFLDGLQSGYRQIQSPYPHTNSEQKMYPAVTV; the protein is encoded by the exons ATgcggggcgggcggtgctggctgctgctggcggcgctgggctggctgctgccggcgggggccgcggccaGCGGCGAGTACTGCCACGGGTGGCTGGACGGGCAGGGCGGCTGGCGGGACGGCTTCCAGTGCCCCGAGCGCTTCGACGGCGGCGACGCCACCATCTGCTGCGGCAGCTGCGCCCTCCGCTACTGCTGCTCCAGCGCCGAGGCGCGCCTCGACCAGGGCGCCTGCGACAACGACCGGCGGCAGGGCGGCGGCGAGCCGGGCCGCCCCGGCAAGGACGGCCCCGACGGCGCGGCAG TGCCCATCTACGTGCCGTTCCTTATCGTTGGATCTGTATTTGTCGCCTTCATCATCTTGGGGTCACTGGTGGCAGCTTGCTGCTGCAGATGCCTGCGGCCCAAGCAGGAGCCCCAGCAGAGCCGAGCCCCCGGGGGCACCCGCCTGATGGAGACGATCCCCATGATCCCAAGTGCCAGCACCTCCCGGGGCTCCTCCTCCCGCCAGTCGAGCACCgccgccagctccagctccagtgcCAACTCGGGGGCCAGAGCCCCGCCGACCAGGTCCCAGACCAACTGCTGCTTGCCAGAAGGGACCATGAATAACGTCTACGTCAACATGCCGACGAACTTCTCGGTGCTGAACTGCCAGCAGGCCACCCAGATTGTGCCGCACCAGGGCCAGTACCTGCACCCCCAGTACGTGGGCTACGCTGTGCAGCACGACTCGATGCCGCTGACCCCAGTGCCCCCCTTCCTCGACGGTTTGCAGAGCGGCTACAGGCAGATCCAGTCTCCCTACCCACACACCAACAGTGAACAGAAGATGTACCCAGCTGTGACTGTGTAG